ATCGAGGTTCGGTTATACCAGAACCCCGTCCTTTGATACGATTCTGTTGTGTTCATCAAGCTGGACAACAGTAGGCTTGAAGCCTTCAAGCTCTTTTTCGTCCATCATGGCAAATGTGGCGATTATTACCCTGTCCCCCACCTGAACAAGCCTTGCCGCGGCTCCGTTGAGGCAGATTTCGCCGCTGCCTCTGCGCCCTTCAAGGACATAGGTGGAAAAACGGGAACCGTTTGTTATGTTCCAGATGTCAACCTTTTCAAATTCAAGTATGCCGGATGCGTCAAGAAGGTCTTTGTCAATGGTGACGCTGCCTTCATAGTTGAGGTTGGCATCAGTTACCGTAGCTCTGTGGAGCTTTGCTTTAAACATATTTCTGAGCATTTACATCACCTTAAAGAGATTATTGTCTATCAGCCTTGCCTTGCCGATATACACAGCAAGAGCAAGCAGGAAATCCCCGCTGAGATCCTTAACAGGTTTCAGCGTTTCGGGGTCTACAAACTGTACGTAGTCTATTCTGG
Above is a genomic segment from Geovibrio ferrireducens containing:
- the panD gene encoding aspartate 1-decarboxylase, whose protein sequence is MLRNMFKAKLHRATVTDANLNYEGSVTIDKDLLDASGILEFEKVDIWNITNGSRFSTYVLEGRRGSGEICLNGAAARLVQVGDRVIIATFAMMDEKELEGFKPTVVQLDEHNRIVSKDGVLV